One window from the genome of Malus domestica chromosome 01, GDT2T_hap1 encodes:
- the LOC139196323 gene encoding uncharacterized protein: MAQGMQNQAKEVNELKKQMGQMAKFLGQFHENGKLPSTTVVNPKGGFESAKAITLRSGKEVRNKEDEKIQIEEEEQTYPTTKEASPMLQPSKTSHPPTSGKNVPNVVISNTNLPNVPFPRRFAQSKKEESENDILDTFRKVQVNIPLLDAIKQVPRYAKFLKELCTTRKRISNKEVVKVSENVSAVLQRKLPPKCKDPGSFTIPCVIGNTRFDQCMLDLGASINVMPYSIYASMNLDFDVLEMEDSSHAPSLPILLGRPFMKTARTKIDVFMGTLTMEFDGDIIRFNLSETIKYPMEDHSCFAIDIVDSLAQVHLDRMNDDPLEIALVHGIGARNKCGGFHSTHDMEFDPMAVPHCAEVVDMVATLESLPSQSGKSPLSILDSVLANKLLPSIVQPPTLELKPLPSHLKYVFLGEDQTLPVIISSSLTAQEEDKLIRVLKEHKSATRWTLADIKGISPTTCMHRILLEEGAKPSREAQCRLNPPMLAVVKKEVIYPISDSRWVSPVQVVPKKSEVTVVKNEEQELVPTRVVTGWRVCIDYRKLNAMTRKDHFPLPFLDQMLERLAGYQFYCFLDGYSGYNQIVIAPEDQEKTTFTCDISTLHGFYRRFIKDFSKIAQPLCRLLQKEVAFEFNDACSTAFKHLKEAFTSAPIITPPDWSLPFELMCDASDYAIGAVLGQRKNKQPHEAKPRLIRWMLLLQEFDIEIRDKKGVENVVANHLSRMVHEEASPISETFPDEQLMSIQVLVYDSEF; encoded by the exons atggcgcagggaatgcagaaccaagcaaaggaggttaatgagctaaagaagcaaatgggccaaatggccaaGTTTTTGGGACAATTCCATGAAAATGGTAAATTACCAAGCACTACAGTGGTCAATCCTAAGGGTGgtttcgaatctgcaaaggctatcacactacgaagtggaaaagaggtgagaaacaaggaagatgagaagatacaaaTCGAAGAGGAGGAACAAACCTACCCTACGACAAAGGAAGCATCACCCATGCTGCAGCCATCTAAGACTTCCCATCCGCccacctcaggtaagaatgtcccaaatgttgtgatttcgaacactaatctgcccaatgttccTTTCCCTCGCAGATTTGCACAatcgaagaaggaagaaagcgaaaatgacatttTGGATACCTTTCGAAAAGTCCAAGTAAACATTCCTTTACTTGATGCTATTAAGCAAGTGCCTAGGTAtgcaaagtttttaaaagagttatgcacaactaggaaaagaatttcaaacaaagaagttGTGAAAGTCAGTGAAAATGTATCTGCGGTTTTGCAACGGAAGTTACCTCCAAAGTGTAAAGATCCAGGGAGCTTTACTATCCCATGTGTAATTGGAAACACTAGATTTGACCAAtgcatgttagatttaggtgcttctattaatgttatgccatattccatttatgcatcaatgaaccttg ATTTTGATGTCTTAGAAATGGAGGATTCGagccatgctccatcattgccaatcttgctaggccgaccattcatgaaaacagcgagAACAAAGATAGACGTGTTTATGGGAACATTAACTATGGAGTTTGATGGAGACATTATtcgttttaatctttctgaaaccattaaatatccaatggaggaccattcttgtttcgctattgacattgttgattctttggcaCAGGTACACTTGGATCGAATGAACGACGATCCACTTGAAATAGCCTTAGTGCACGGCATAGGAGCaagaaacaagtgtgggggattCCATTCAACCCACGACATGGAATTTGACCCTATGGCCGTGCCCCATTGTGCTGAAGTGGTTGATATGGTCGCGACCCTCGAGTCATTGCCCTCACAATCTGGTAAGTCTCCACTCTCAATTTTAGATTCGGTTTTGGCTAACAAGTTACTTCCATCaattgtgcagccacctacacttgagttgaagccattacctagtcacttgaagtatgttttcttgggagaagatCAAACACTACCCGTCATCATATCTAGCTCACTCAcggcccaagaagaagacaagttgATAAGGGTGTTAAAGGAGCACAAATCTGCCACTAGATGGACCTTGGCGGATATCAAAGGCATTAGTCCCaccacgtgcatgcatcgcatccttTTGGAGGAGGGAGCCAAGCCATCTCGGGAGGCTCAATGTCGCCTTAATCCACCTATGTTGGCAGTAGTCAAAAAGGAGGTTATATATCCTatttctgatagtcgttgggtgtcaccCGTGCAggttgttccaaagaagtccgaagtcacggtggtgaagaatgaagaacaagaGCTTGTACCCACTCGTGTTGTGACCGGTTGgcgtgtttgtattgattacaggaagttaaatgccatgacaaggaaggatcactttccTTTGCCATTCCTGgaccaaatgttagaaaggttagccggttatcaattttattgctttcttgatggatattccggatataaccaaattgtgataGCTCCGGAGGACCAGGAAAAGACAACCTTCACCTGCGACATTTCAACGTTGCATG gtttttataggcgtttcataaaggatttctccaagattgcacaaccaCTATGCCGATTGCTTCAAAAAGAGGTGGCTTTCGAGTTTAATGATGCATGCTCCACGGCATTCAAGCACTTAAAGGAAGCTTTCACTTCGGCTCCCATTATCACAcctccagattggagccttccattcgagttgatgtgcgatgcttcGGACTATgcgattggtgctgttttggggcagcgaaagaacaaacaacctcat gaggccaagcctagactaattcgatggatgttgcttctacaagagtttgacattgagATTCGGGATAAGAAGGGCGTGGAGAATGTGGTGGCTAACCACCTAAGTCGAATGGTGCATGAGGAAGCATCGCCAATTTCTGAAACCTTCCCCGATGAGCAACTAATGTCTAtccag gtactcgtttatgactcggagttctaa